In a single window of the Littorina saxatilis isolate snail1 linkage group LG3, US_GU_Lsax_2.0, whole genome shotgun sequence genome:
- the LOC138962523 gene encoding serine-rich adhesin for platelets-like — MPLALRNIEPTHLGRRQLREDESGEDTVGVAITQNAVLGALVQLASLVRHADDLFCDLADECQKVFEKTERIIHRVKRIKEGVGLLDSKKVPIPVGDLKQFSAVRDHHVAKHGFHCSFFTPDIRPHCIKARYSLCEVTPVGALRGADLYRKDGLRGSNLFKLWPILLKDHPVRTPDLNVPRKLGQAMSFNKKYKRLTPRPKTVHGEYSLDMVPQSQDENEAGNSSASKNLSKSQPSILIAVDTTGAGFHRMSSFRQSLKGSQGLKGTASLDRKRRRRTVSGVPDNIMREIEVFERGKRTVRNTPRNYSFDDLDAKREREKDQIMMQYFDEMDAKMEERAEQERASREPKLLKFLPCRRSRSLPRCVKVGAGQCRGVMVFEQDERSKDKEKPITTSTSGYTSSSLSLGSLGGSSSSSRATKRSSIIGNKIKSFVTGTLRPRPKSLDFDSIDVLGNDNDADAEDNTSTSTIHGHSNLQRKHSPSMPDDISSLASSRESKVGPGTYYYFTSSTLPRAQARKYDFPWESLPKDWTTAVKLREINKRRKEERNSSSGNWSGSSNRQSLDSARSSTLPSSASQHSLGKDSGRDSPSMADDRDQTEQKIAKSGVSSFMPLNTKNGTDNDTEQWLASLAKRAAAREDATAAGSDVTDSLNRLSELTKQNIQALEDTFCPGFPHLPRLDDEVSSVYSLDQDGFYTSFHNDSGLRRSTGTLLDEDGELVPVKESRSMLSMGSNNTIDSVIFRPMGNAMPGQSGLSSTPNGKVPPPPPVRAGSRLSSNCLGDMGEKVKSVGDILDAVDEANAVTQPLISRDGAPLPGESSESDQEVVYARLKAKTRISTRSTPSWCSISDEDSTDSSNACLAGANPQDAASVLFSGSKSGEDAIADTFPFADSAEAGSDTKGEEASGSVLNYSTLPRRYLESKVWEEDLSDQSNSWPRSRRSQEPTAGILKREKSPAGSLKQKTLNFAPIVNMYDHSTSKGIELPLHALSSTSSSSSVDMSSDASTSGLAYKLSARLSSKTSKSQVETKYQPTITVKPGKTPANGSKPSQIVYPHPVVRALPNQAPQLSAVTQLKGIRRDMSLESSNRSVSSSESSLPSLSDCGQGGYVDMSASLGGQSLDTLSSGSSAGLSDSSLTYVSMSSQNSTPTNSSLALCPSDNLPTPVNSPVRQPDTCQISQVTLAQGNNANANGGSVSHPSLGQPLSQNCGSGESLGAGDRQSLGSFSPDAHTGAAPHSWVGERLNSRTMSGDSGFSSPTTPTSVLEQHHHHLNHHHHNQQHHHHSQHHHHHHPQVHQSTSNTSQTIHEAQVHNGDVFYSSDSSSSLDRKVRTSAPPSQLPIGKKHEPLHASLSASSSQSQQSTPRSDSYRAATKDLSQFGQPSRKRDDGSMRLKTRSQSSTQMLSSKPPSHQHMPKSISCPTGVLADTDAVTRADSYRFAVRNTQGVVGDMATRNTSYRMATGDQEPVLDSRMDAANSWDRRGSRGRDLRRMGITDIDQLKCYDSDSSSGRTSSSSLSGKPFAKGFAGINSSRKKMRPEVQNLQRGEKTPSPEVKMRGKTAGKGGKEKIRPQSSTYIRFDSIFEQVDDMYSSTDTLRAESVEMITSEDGCLMSDKVVGKLPPGRIRGAPGRKHVDDKAVMSILDSIKTTIKSMSGKNNAAVDKDMWRYEGGV, encoded by the exons CGGTTGGTGACCTGAAGCAGTTCAGCGCTGTGCGAGATCACCACGTCGCCAAGCATGGCTTCCACTGCTCCTTCTTCACCCCTGACATCCGACCCCACTGCATCAAGGCCCGCTACTCCCTGTGCGAGGTCACGCCGGTGGGTGCCCTGCGCGGTGCGGACCTGTACCGCAAGGATGGGCTACGGGGTTCCAACCTCTTCAAGCTGTGGCCCATCTTGCTCAAGGATCACCCAGTTAGGACTCCTGACCTGAACGTACCGCGGAAACTG GGCCAGGCAATGTCCTTCAACAAGAAGTACAAGCGACTGACACCAAGACCCAAAACTGTGCATGGAGAGTACAGCCTGGATATGGTGCCGCAGTCCCAAGATGAAAATGAAGCAGGCAATTCCTCAGCCAGTAAGAATCTGTCCAAGTCTCAGCCCTCCATCCTGATTGCAGTGGACACCACAGGAGCTGGCTTCCACCGCATGTCTTCTTTCCGCCAGTCACTGAAGGGAAGTCAGGGGCTGAAGGGAACGGCTTCCTTGGACCGGAAGAGGCGACGAAGGACCGTATCAGGTGTTCCTGATAACATCATGCGTGAGATTGAGGTGTTTGAGCGGGGGAAGAGAACCGTACGGAACACACCAAGGAACTACAGTTTTGACGACCTTGACGCCAAGAGAGAGCGGGAGAAGGATCAAATCATGATGCAGTACTTTGACGAGATGGACGCCAAGATGGAGGAAAGGGCCGAGCAGGAACGCGCCAGCCGGGAACCCAAACTCCTCAAATTCCTTCCATGCAGGAGGTCAAGGTCGTTGCCACGCTGCGTCAAGGTGGGCGCGGGTCAGTGCCGAGGGGTGATGGTGTTTGAGCAGGATGAGCGCAGCAAGGACAAGGAGAAGCCCATCACCACGTCAACCAGCGGCTACACTAGCAGCTCCCTCAGCCTGGGCAGCCTCGGGGGGTCCTCGTCCTCCAGCCGAGCCACCAAGCGCTCCAGCATCATCGGCAACAAGATCAAGTCCTTCGTCACCGGCACGCTAAGACCTCGACCCAAGTCCCTCGACTTCGACAGCATCGATGTCCTCGGTAACGACAATGACGCTGACGCTGAAGACAACACCAGCACAAGCACAATCCACGGCCACTCCAACCTTCAACGCAAGCACTCGCCCAGCATGCCCGATGACATCTCCAGCCTGGCCAGCTCGCGCGAATCCAAGGTGGGGCCTGGGACCTACTACTACTTCACCAGCAGCACTCTGCCGCGAGCTCAGGCCAGAAAATATGACTTCCCATGGGAGTCACTGCCTAAAGATTGGACCACTGCTGTCAAATTGAGGGAGATTAACAAGCGGCGGAAAGAAGAGCGTAACTCTTCATCAG GCAACTGGAGTGGCAGCAGCAATCGCCAGTCCCTGGACTCTGCTCGCTCATCCACGCTTCCTTCCTCAGCGTCACAGCACTCACTGGGCAAGGACTCGGGGCGAGACTCGCCCAGCATGGCAGATGACAG ggATCAGACGGAGCAGAAAATAGCCAAGTCTGGTGTATCCAGCTTCATGCCTCTCAACACAAAGAACGGAACGGACAACGACACGGAGCAGTGGCTGGCCTCCCTCGCCAAACGAGCAGCCGCCCGCGAGGATGCTACTGCAGCAGGGAGTGATGTGACAGATTCGCTCAACCGACTGTCGGAGCTGACCAAGCAGAACATCCAGGCCTTAGAGGACACGTTCTGTCCGGGGTTCCCACACCTGCCCAGGTTGGATGACGAGGTGTCGTCTGTGTATTCGCTGGACCAGGACGGCTTTTACACCTCATTCCACAACGACAGTGGCTTGCGACGCAGCACTGGCACTCTGCTGGACGAAGACGGGGAGTTGGTGCCGGTGAAGGAATCACGCAGCATGCTCAGCATGGGGAGCAACAACACCATTGACAGCGTGATATTCCGTCCAATGGGGAATGCCATGCCAGGTCAGAGCGGCCTGTCCAGTACCCCCAACGGCAAGgttccacccccaccccctgtcaGGGCTGGCAGCAGGCTGAGCAGCAACTGCCTGGGTGACATGGGGGAGAAGGTGAAGAGTGTGGGTGATATCCTGGACGCGGTGGATGAAGCCAATGCTGTGACACAGCCTCTCATTTCCAGAGACGGTGCTCCTCTTCCTGGGGAGTCATCAGAGTCAGATCAGGAAGTGGTCTACGCACGACTGAAAGCCAAGACCAGAATCTCTACACGTTCCACTCCCTCATGGTGCTCTATCAGCGATGAAGACAGCACAGACAGTTCCAACGCCTGTCTGGCTGGTGCTAACCCTCAGGATGCAGCTTCCGTTTTGTTTTCGGGAAGCAAGTCTGGTGAGGATGCCATCGCTGACACTTTTCCCTTCGCGGATTCTGCAGAGGCAGGGTCTGACACCAAGGGTGAAGAAGCGTCCGGTTCCGTGTTGAACTACAGCACATTGCCACGGCGATACCTCGAGTCCAAAGTTTGGGAGGAGGACCTGTCGGATCAGTCCAACTCATGGCCAAGGTCTCGTCGCTCTCAAGAACCCACAGCGGGAATCCTAAAACGTGAGAAGTCGCCAGCGGGATCATTGAAACAAAAGACACTGAATTTCGCTCCCATTGTGAACATGTATGACCACAGCACCTCAAAGGGAATAGAGCTACCTCTGCACGCTCTCTCCTctacctcttcctcctcctctgtGGATATGAGCAGTGATGCATCCACTTCAGGCTTGGCTTACAAACTGTCAGCACGGCTGTCAAGCAAAACCTCCAAGTCTCAGGTAGAGACCAAATACCAGCCCACCATTACCGTCAAGCCAGGTAAAACCCCTGCAAATGGCAGCAAACCTTCACAAATTGTGTACCCCCACCCTGTTGTCAGGGCTTTACCCAACCAGGCACCACAGCTCTCCGCAGTGACTCAGCTCAAAGGCATAAGGCGGGACATGTCGTTAGAATCATCGAACAGATCGGTGTCCAGCAGCGAGTCATCACTGCCCTCTCTGTCGGACTGCGGTCAAGGGGGCTACGTGGACATGAGCGCCAGCTTGGGTGGTCAGTCTCTGGACACGCTGAGCTCCGGCAGCTCGGCGGGGTTGTCCGACTCCAGCCTGACCTACGTGTCCATGTCCAGCCAGAACAGCACACCCACCAACTCTTCACTGGCCCTGTGCCCCAGTGACAACCTGCCCACCCCTGTCAACTCCCCAGTGCGTCAACCTGACACTTGTCAGATCAGTCAAGTGACTCTCGCTCAGGGCAATAACGCTAATGCAAACGGTGGTTCAGTGTCGCATCCCTCTCTAGGTCAACCCCTCTCACAGAATTGCGGCAGTGGCGAATCGCTAGGAGCGGGTGACCGACAATCGCTGGGCAGTTTCTCCCCCGATGCTCACACAGGGGCTGCACCTCACTCCTGGGTGGGTGAGAGGCTCAACAGTCGGACAATGTCAGGTGACAGTGGCTTTAGCTCTCCCACCACCCCTACCTCCGTTTTAGAACAACATCACCATCAcctcaaccaccaccaccacaatcagcaacatcatcatcattcacaacatcatcaccatcatcatcctcaGGTGCACCAGTCAACCAGCAACACCTCTCAGACCATCCACGAGGCTCAAGTTCACAATGGGGATGTTTTTTACAGTAGTGACTCAAGTAGCAGTTTGGACAGAAAGGTTCGAACCTCTGCTCCTCCATCTCAACTGCCCATAGGGAAGAAGCATGAACCACTGCATGCTTCACTCAGTGCAAGCTCTTCTCAAAGTCAGCAGTCAACACCAAGGTCAGACTCTTACCGTGCTGCCACAAAAGACCTAAGCCAGTTCGGTCAGCCATCCAGGAAAAGGGACGATGGGTCAATGCGCCTCAAAACAAGGTCACAGTCATCGACCCAAATGTTGAGCTCCAAGCCTCCCTCACACCAACACATGCCCAAAAGTATCTCCTGCCCAACAGGCGTGCTGGCCGACACAGATGCTGTAACTCGAGCAGATTCCTATCGCTTTGCTGTCCGCAACACACAAGGTGTGGTAGGGGATATGGCCACAAGGAACACATCATATCGCATGGCCACTGGAGATCAAGAACCCGTCCTGGATTCTCGCATGGATGCGGCCAACTCGTGGGACCGGCGTGGCTCAAGGGGCCGCGATTTGCGCCGCATGGGGATCACAGACATCGACCAGTTGAAGTGTTACGACAGTGACAGCTCGTCTGGAAGAACCTCCTCCTCTTCCCTCAGCGGAAAACCCTTCGCCAAGGGGTTTGCGGGGATCAACTCATCCCGCAAGAAGATGCGACCGGAGGTACAGAACTTGCAACGAGGGGAGAAAACTCCTTCCCCAGAAGTCAAAATGAGggggaaaactgcagggaaagGGGGCAAAGAGAAAATTAGACCGCAGTCGTCAACCTACATTCGCTTTGACTCCATATTCGAACAAGTTGATGACATGTACTCTTCAACAGACACACTGCGTGCAGAGTCGGTGGAAATGATCACATCAGAGGACGGTTGTCTCATGAGCGATAAAGTTGTGGGCAAGCTGCCCCCAGGGAGGATCAGAGGGGCTCCTGGGAGGAAGCATGTTGATGACAAAGCTGTCATGTCCATTCTAGATAGCATCAAGACCACTATTAAATCCATGTCGGGAAAGAACAACGCTGCTGTGGATAAAGACATGTGGAGGTACGAGGGAGGAGTTTAG
- the LOC138962529 gene encoding membrane-bound transcription factor site-2 protease-like — translation MLQTTWFALLLGFWSSLYLLDVFLKSKKSSSRQYLHFLDKTGLSVSICQLRWYSPVFNRCFLRIGQWRPGFLRLWFTIGVFVALVTMLLSVFLLCLLVFNTLRQKNVEQQVLTPVMPGVNLPVSQIWYYMLTLLVCGILHEVGHAIAAVREQVRVNGFGVFLMLMYPGAFVDLSTEHLQVVSPLRQLRIYCAGVWHNFVIVIIAIIVLVSLPVVLMPFYSTGKAVMITDVAENSAVSGPRGLLAGEPLTAVGDCAVTDISAWHNCILNSMKQPSLGHCLPVNFIKNINTTPKNWSQPLDGEIDCCNKTSQTHLCFLYHTRTSQSTHYACLPARTTTDRPICKLQSDCYLPGVEVACVYPAVDNQTKLLRIFHGHRPPLLFLGHPLDLYYSVSVSNYVPNGSLVPLNLPYIVETFCKYLISLSGALVILNVVPCYALDGQYICHAFIELSLRSSVPDPQLRGAIFSLILLFGTILLGLNVVLAMWTLFT, via the exons ATGTTGCAGACGACATGGTTTGCGTTGCTGCTGGGCTTCTGGTCTTCACTTTACCTGCTTGATGTCTTTCTAAAG AGTAAGAAATCGTCTTCACGGCAGTATCTACACTTCCTGGACAAAACTGGATTGTCTGTTTCAATCTGTCAGCTGAGATGGTACAGTCCTGTTTTCAACCGCTGCTTTTTGCGCATCGGACAATGGAGACCTGGTTTTCtgcggctgtggttcacaataGGCGTCTTTGTTGCCTTGGTGACTATGCTGCTGTCAGTGTTTCTCCTGTGCCTGCTTGTCTTCAACACACTGCGACAGAAAAATGTGGAACAGCAAGTGTTGACACCTGTG ATGCCAGGTGTGAACTTGCCGGTGAGCCAGATCTGGTACTACATGCTGACGTTGCTTGTCTGTGGGATACTGCATGAAGTGGGCCATGCTATAGCAGCTGTCAG GGAGCAAGTGCGTGTCAACGGTTTTGGTGTCTTCTTGATGTTGATGTACCCGGGGGCATTTGTAGACCTGTCCACTGAGCACCTTCAAGTGGTCTCCCCTTTGCGGCAGCTGCGGATTTACTGTGCTGGTGTGTGGCACAATTTTGTGATCGTCATCATTGCCATCATCGTGCTTGTCTCCCTTCCTGTGGTACTCATGCCATTTTACTCCACTGGCAAGGCTGTGATGATAACAGATGTGGCTGAG AACTCAGCAGTGTCTGGCCCCAGAGGCTTGCTGGCAGGGGAACCACTGACTGCTGTGGGCGACTGTGCAGTGACAGACATCAGCGCCTGGCACAACTGTATCTTGAACAGCATGAAGCAGCCGTCACTGGGCCATTGCTTGCCTGTCAATTTTATCAAGAATATCAACACCACACCTAAAA ACTGGAGTCAGCCGTTGGATGGAGAGATTGACTGTTGCAACAAGACCAGTCAGACACACCTGTGCTTTCTCTACCACACTCGCACCAGTCAGAGTACT CACTATGCGTGCCTGCCAGCTCGCACGACAACGGACCGTCCAATATGTAAACTGCAGAGCGACTGCTACCTACCTGGGGTGGAGGTGGCGTGTGTGTACCCTGCCGTGGACAACCAAACCAAACTGTTGAGGATCTTCCACGGTCACCGGCCACCGCTTCTCTTTCTGGGGCACCCTCTAGACCTGTATTATTCAG TGTCTGTGAGTAATTATGTACCAAACGGCTCCTTGGTTCCTCTCAACTTACCATATATTGTGGAAACCTTCTGCAA ATATTTGATTTCTCTATCAGGTGCGCTGGTAATACTCAACGTTGTTCCCTGCTACGCACTTGACGGACAGTACATTTGTCACGCCTTCATTGAGCTTTCATTGCGCTCTTCCGTCCCTGATCCACAACTGCGCGGCGCCATTTTTTCACTGATCCTTTTGTTTGGAACCATTCTGCTGGGCTTGAATGTGGTGTTAGCCATGTGGACACTGTTTACCTGA